Below is a window of Selenomonadales bacterium DNA.
AAATGTCGTTCTTCAATGGGGGACCTCCTTACGTTGACTAGTAAAATGTGAGGGGTCGTTGGCTCCTAGCTCCTGGCTCCTGGTGGGGAAGTGCCCAGTGCCTAGTGCCTAGTGCTCAGTAGAGGGTGGTCGCAATGACACGACCGTGTCTTTCTGCTTTCCGCTTTCCGCTAGGGGCTGGACGCCGTAAGCCGTATGCTGTACGCCGTAGAGTGCAGAGTCCTCTACTGGGCACTGAGCACTGAGCACTGAGCACCTTTCCTATACCAGGAGCTAGCAGATGGCAGCCCCTACGGCTCACAGCTCAAAGCTCACAGCTCAAAGCCGCCTACGCTCCTACCGCGTGGCTGGTGTCGGCGCTGTAGCAGTAGACCCTGTCCTTACCTGCCTGTTTGGCGGCATACATGGCGGTATCCGCGGCGCGAAGCAGCCCTTCGGCGTTAATAGCGTCCTGCGGATATGAGGCAATCCCTGCGCTGGCGGTAACTCTAACGGTCGCTACTCCCACGCGATACTCAAGTTCTCGTATGGCCTGCAGGATGCGCGTTGCAATCGTCCGGGCTTCTTCCGACAGAGTGTTGGGCAGCAACACCGCGAACTCGTCTCCACCGTAACGCGCCACAATGTCGCCAGCACGTACGCTGTCACGGATAACTTCGCCGAGGCGACAGATATGCTCATCACCCGCGAGATGCCCAAAGCGGTCATTGATGTGCTTTAGGCTATCGGAGTCTATCATCGCTAGGGACACAGAGCCTGACTGCTCTGCTGCTAGTGCTACTAGTCGCGTGATGGACTCGTGCAGGGAACGTGCATTGGCAAGACCGGTCATGCCGTCGGTCATAGCGAGCTTCAGCGTGCGCTCATAGAGCTGGGCGTTGTCTAGTGCGATGGCCGCTTGGTTGGCGATAGTGGACAAGAGCTGCACGTGCTCGTCTGTAAACGCTTCGGTCTGGTAACTCTGCGCGGATAGCGCGCCAATCACTTGTTCCTGCAGCATGATGGGCACTACCAATACGCTTTGTACAACCCGCTCGGGGTTGCCGTACATCTGCACTCCGGGTATGTTGCGGCTGTCTTGATTGTACAGAACAGGGGCTTTACTCAAAATGGCACGCGATGTTGGGCCTTGGTTGATGGCGAAAGTGACCGGAGGCTGTCTTTCCCCGTCGTCGTAGGCATAGAGCATCTCAACCTCTTGGCGCTCTTCATGGTACAGGGCCACAAAAAATGCACCTGCATCCATAACACGGTTTGTTTCTGCGTACATGGCGTCAAACAAATCTTCGAGTGACAGATTTGCGGCAAAGCGCCGCCCAAGCTCGTTGAGCAGCTTAAGATAGCTCGTCTGCTTGCGCTGTACTTCTAGCGCCCGGCTCTTGATTAAGGCCGTAGTTACACTTCTGGCAACATACTCAAGCGTGCGCAAAGCCGTACGGTAACGACGCCTAGGACCGCGCAGAGCGACTGCTAAGGCCCCGCTACCTGCTTCATCCGCGGAAAACCCGACTGTGAGTACGTTATATGGCGCACTGTAAGACGCAGTCGCCTGTGTTGTCTTGCCGACTTCGCGCAAGTGCCCCATAAGCTGCATCGGCCAAGTGCCGACGGTACAGTGCTCCTCTTTCTCGCCGGCGATAACCCAGGCCGCACCCACGGCAGAAGGTAACTTCATCAGCTGTTGCAGTGCAGAATCCAACACCTCATGACCGGCACCAACGGCTGCGGCTATACCGACGCTCGACTCCATCACCCGACGTAGGCTCCTCAGTTCGCGGCGCAAAATATGCTGCCTGCCGTGGGCCGTGCGTACCTGCCGCCAGATGGTAAGTGCTAAGGCCTGCACTATGTAAGCCCCGGTTGCCGTTGCGGTGAGCTTAGCCGCAAGCAAGCCCCACTCAGGATACGAGGCTCTGGCTAGCCAAAGCAAAATTGCCGACGGAAGTGCGTACATGGCCAACACAACCGCGGCTCCCGAAAGGCCGTAGTACCCCGCAGCCACTAGCGTACTGATGACAACCACGGTGTCTACGCCGAGCGAAGGCGCGTCTATAACCCAGACGGCCAACAACGCCCCCGCAAGAATAGCTATGGCTCCTAGGGGAACATGGCGAAAGAACCCCTCACGCCTCTTTTGCACCACCACTACCACCCCATTTATTGGGATATTACTATGGAGCCTATACTCGCTTCACCAGTGCCCCAAGCTCAGCCAACTTAAGGTCTAGTCTCTCGTATCCGCGGTCCATGTGGTCGATGCCATGTACTAATGTCTCGCCCTCCGCCACCATACCCGCAAGCACCAACGACGCGCTGGCTCTAAGGTCACTACCTCTTACCTCCGCGCTTGTTAGGCACTCCACACCTTCGATTATCGCGCTGCGTCCTTCGATACGCACGCGTGCGCCCATCTTAGTGAGTTCTTCTAGGTGCTTAAAGCGTTCGTCCCAAATTGTCTCGGTAACAATGCTTGTCCCATCAGCAACAGCTAGCAAAGTGCTCATCGGAGCCTGAAAATCGGTAAAAAAACCAGGATACGGCAGAGTCTTTACGTTCACAGCAGAAGGCCTAAGCGAACCGATGACGCGCACAGCATCCTCTCCTGCCACGACAACAGCACCCGTTTCCCTGAGCTTGGCAATAACCGCATCAAGGTGCATGGGGATAACGTTGTTTAGAGTGACGTCTCCGCCTGTCAGGGCGGCGGCAATCATGAGTGTAGCTGCTTCGCTCTGGTCTGGGATAATGCTGTGACGACACCCATGCAATCGCTTTACCCCTTGGATGCGGATTGTTTCCGTGCCGGGGCCAAAGACGCGCGCGCCCATGGCGTTAAGCATATTGGAAAGGTCGATAATCCACGGCGCCTGGTAGGCGTTAACGATTGTCGTCTGGCCTTCTGTGAGCACGGCGCCGAGCATAATGTTTATAGTAGCCCCCACACTGGCCACGTCCATGTACACGGAGTTGCCGGAAAGCTTGCGGGCGGAAAGCTTGACTGCGCCGTGCTCTATATGTGCGTCAGCACCTAGCGCGCGAAAGCCTTTCAGGTGCTGGTCAATCGGGCGCGGCCCAATGTCGTCGCCACCCGGCAAAGCCCCCTCGGCACGGTTAAAGCGCGCGAGCATGACGCCAAGCAGATAGTATGAAGCGCGCAGTTTGCGCATCAGTTCCGGCCTTGGCACGCCGTACGACAGGCCGCGCGGGTCTACCGTCACAACGCCGTTATCGAAAGTAGCCCGCACACCTAAGCCGCAAAGAATCTCACAGTAGACCCGTACGTCGCTTAAGTCGGGCACATTCTCTATCGTCACCGGTTCGTCGGCCAACAAGGCCGCCGGGATGGCCGCTAAGGCCACATATTTGGAACCATTCACATTTACTTCGCCGCGCAAACGTGTTTTTCCTGTTACCAATGCACTTGCCATCAAATCGCCTCGTCCTCTTCTATGCCCTTTATTATCCTAGAGTGGTGACTCGGTGTCAACCGAATTGAGGCGCATGTTGTCGCTTGTGGCTTGTGGGACGAAGGGGCCACCAAGCGCCAGCCGCCAGCCGCCGGCTTTGAGCAGTGAGCCGTAGGGGCACCTAGCTGCTGGCTCCTAGCTCCTAGTAGAGGGGAGGTGCTCAGTGCCCAGTGCCCAGTGCTCAGCGCCCAGTAGAGGACGCTGAAGTCTACGGCGTACAGCATACGGCATACGGCTTACAGCGGAAGGCGGAAAGCGGAAAGCCACTGTCGTGGCACTGCGACCCCTCTCTACTGAGCACTAGGCACTGGGCACTGGGCACTCCCCCTTGCTAATTGCCTCCGGCACTGCTATTATGGAGCTGACCACGAGGGGAGTAGCTTACTTGCGTCAGTCGTCATCACGTGCCATTCTTGGCACCGGCTGCGCACAAGGGTTACCTTGAAGCAAGACCTCTGTTCGCTTAGCGGGCAGAGGTTTTTGTCTGCGGTTAAACGGTGTGGAGGTGTTTTAGCTTGAGCGATCAACTCGTAGCTATTCTGGTTTTTGCCGTTACATTTCTTTTGTTTATTCTAAACCGCGATCGGGCGCTCTTTTATGTATGGGGCGGTAGCCTAGTGCTCCTCGCGCTCGGGGTTATAACTGCTCATGACGCTTGGCAGGCCATTAACTGGAACGTGCTCGGCATCTTCTTTGGCACGATGATTCTTGCCGAGTTATTCGTCCTATCGCAAGCCCCGGCTTATCTAGCCGCAAAAATGGTAAATGCAGCAGGGAGTGCTGCAGTTGCCCTCTTAGCCATCGTGGCTTTTGCCGGCGTTCTTTCCGCCTTTATCGAAAATGTAGCCACGGTCTTTATTGCCGCTCCTCTGGCCTTTGAAACGGCAAAGCGAGTTAAGGTCTCCCCCGT
It encodes the following:
- a CDS encoding GGDEF domain-containing protein → MQKRREGFFRHVPLGAIAILAGALLAVWVIDAPSLGVDTVVVISTLVAAGYYGLSGAAVVLAMYALPSAILLWLARASYPEWGLLAAKLTATATGAYIVQALALTIWRQVRTAHGRQHILRRELRSLRRVMESSVGIAAAVGAGHEVLDSALQQLMKLPSAVGAAWVIAGEKEEHCTVGTWPMQLMGHLREVGKTTQATASYSAPYNVLTVGFSADEAGSGALAVALRGPRRRYRTALRTLEYVARSVTTALIKSRALEVQRKQTSYLKLLNELGRRFAANLSLEDLFDAMYAETNRVMDAGAFFVALYHEERQEVEMLYAYDDGERQPPVTFAINQGPTSRAILSKAPVLYNQDSRNIPGVQMYGNPERVVQSVLVVPIMLQEQVIGALSAQSYQTEAFTDEHVQLLSTIANQAAIALDNAQLYERTLKLAMTDGMTGLANARSLHESITRLVALAAEQSGSVSLAMIDSDSLKHINDRFGHLAGDEHICRLGEVIRDSVRAGDIVARYGGDEFAVLLPNTLSEEARTIATRILQAIRELEYRVGVATVRVTASAGIASYPQDAINAEGLLRAADTAMYAAKQAGKDRVYCYSADTSHAVGA
- the murA gene encoding UDP-N-acetylglucosamine 1-carboxyvinyltransferase translates to MASALVTGKTRLRGEVNVNGSKYVALAAIPAALLADEPVTIENVPDLSDVRVYCEILCGLGVRATFDNGVVTVDPRGLSYGVPRPELMRKLRASYYLLGVMLARFNRAEGALPGGDDIGPRPIDQHLKGFRALGADAHIEHGAVKLSARKLSGNSVYMDVASVGATINIMLGAVLTEGQTTIVNAYQAPWIIDLSNMLNAMGARVFGPGTETIRIQGVKRLHGCRHSIIPDQSEAATLMIAAALTGGDVTLNNVIPMHLDAVIAKLRETGAVVVAGEDAVRVIGSLRPSAVNVKTLPYPGFFTDFQAPMSTLLAVADGTSIVTETIWDERFKHLEELTKMGARVRIEGRSAIIEGVECLTSAEVRGSDLRASASLVLAGMVAEGETLVHGIDHMDRGYERLDLKLAELGALVKRV